One Cystobacter fuscus DSM 2262 genomic window carries:
- a CDS encoding Ppx/GppA phosphatase family protein: MPRYATIDVGTNSVLLLVADRHPDGRFHAVQERAEITRLGRGVDQSRRLSPEGMETTLQVLSDFADEARRLGAEAIAVSATSAARDAENGAEFLAAARTRAGVTVEIIPGELEAQLSFTAAFADFGRTARGPLVVVDIGGGSTEFIYGDTAGKVTFRHSFDVGSVRMTERYVRADPPSAEDRARVEAHLRETFSSLPPCPPGAQLVGIAGTVTTLFTVRHAIDPYDAGRVHGGTLSLAELDALVDSLCQKPLAERQKLPGLQPKRADVIAAGALILRECLRALGLDNCLVSDRGLRWGLLAHRFGASS; the protein is encoded by the coding sequence ATGCCTCGATACGCCACCATCGACGTGGGGACCAACTCGGTCCTCCTGCTCGTCGCCGACCGCCATCCCGATGGCCGCTTCCACGCCGTCCAGGAGCGCGCGGAAATCACCCGTCTGGGACGCGGCGTGGACCAGAGCCGCCGCCTGTCCCCCGAGGGGATGGAGACCACCCTCCAGGTGCTGTCCGACTTCGCCGACGAGGCCCGGCGCCTGGGGGCCGAGGCCATCGCCGTGTCCGCCACCAGCGCGGCGCGCGACGCGGAGAATGGCGCCGAGTTCCTCGCCGCCGCCCGCACGCGCGCCGGCGTCACCGTGGAGATCATCCCCGGCGAGCTGGAGGCCCAGCTGTCCTTCACCGCGGCGTTCGCGGACTTCGGACGCACGGCGCGCGGTCCCCTCGTCGTGGTGGACATCGGCGGAGGCTCCACCGAGTTCATCTACGGGGACACCGCGGGCAAGGTGACCTTCCGCCACAGCTTCGACGTGGGCTCGGTGCGCATGACCGAGCGCTACGTGCGCGCCGATCCCCCCTCCGCCGAGGACCGGGCCCGCGTGGAAGCCCACCTGCGCGAGACGTTCTCCTCGCTGCCGCCCTGCCCCCCGGGTGCCCAACTGGTGGGCATCGCCGGCACGGTGACGACCCTGTTCACCGTGCGCCACGCCATCGATCCGTATGACGCCGGGCGGGTGCATGGAGGCACGTTGTCGCTCGCGGAGCTGGACGCGCTGGTGGACTCCCTGTGCCAGAAGCCGCTCGCCGAGCGCCAGAAGCTGCCCGGTCTTCAACCCAAGCGCGCCGACGTGATTGCCGCCGGAGCCCTCATCCTGCGCGAGTGCCTGCGGGCGCTCGGGCTGGACAACTGCCTCGTGAGTGATCGCGGCCTGCGCTGGGGTCTGCTCGCGCACCGCTTCGGAGCCTCCTCTTGA
- a CDS encoding spinster family MFS transporter: MSPPVAVATPAAAPNSTYALFILSLINLVNYLDRYIVTVALPHIQRDFQLDNTQAGLLGSFFMVVFMLASPISGFLGDRVPRRFLVAGGVLLWSLATGASGLASTFAALMVARACVGIGEAGYGAVAPSIISDLFPREQRTRVLSIFYIAIPVGAAAGYGLGGWLSNAYSWHVAFYAGGVPGIILAVMAFFMPEPQRGAMDGPDAQKKLPFLVGLKGLGRNPAFWWTTSGYTLMTFSIGGLAFWLPSFLVNERGITLDRAGFLSGAVTALAGLTGTIAGGWLGDRMDRRMPGGGLRLSGVGLLLAAPLMVLAVRVSAQAPMFAIIFMAQFLIFLNSGPINAAIVNGVPPAFRAFAMGLNVLFIHMLGDALSPTVIGRLADVSSLAVAIQVNAIPVLLGGLALLMAGKAFRHVNA; the protein is encoded by the coding sequence TTGAGCCCGCCCGTCGCCGTGGCGACCCCGGCCGCCGCACCCAATAGCACCTACGCGCTGTTCATCCTCTCGCTCATCAACCTGGTCAACTACCTCGACCGGTACATCGTCACGGTCGCCCTGCCCCACATCCAGCGCGACTTCCAGCTCGACAACACCCAGGCGGGACTGCTCGGCAGCTTCTTCATGGTGGTGTTCATGCTGGCCTCGCCCATCAGCGGCTTCCTGGGCGATCGCGTTCCGCGCCGCTTCCTGGTGGCCGGAGGCGTGCTGCTCTGGAGCCTCGCCACGGGGGCCTCGGGACTGGCGAGCACCTTCGCCGCGCTGATGGTGGCGCGTGCGTGCGTGGGCATCGGCGAGGCGGGCTATGGCGCGGTGGCCCCCTCCATCATCTCCGACCTCTTCCCGCGCGAGCAGCGCACGCGCGTGTTGTCCATCTTCTACATCGCCATCCCCGTGGGCGCGGCGGCTGGCTACGGGCTCGGCGGCTGGTTGAGCAACGCCTACTCGTGGCACGTGGCCTTCTACGCCGGAGGCGTGCCGGGCATCATCCTCGCCGTCATGGCCTTCTTCATGCCCGAGCCCCAGCGCGGCGCCATGGACGGTCCGGACGCCCAGAAGAAGCTGCCCTTCCTCGTGGGCCTCAAGGGCCTGGGGCGCAACCCCGCCTTCTGGTGGACCACGAGCGGCTACACCCTGATGACGTTCTCCATCGGCGGACTGGCCTTCTGGCTGCCCTCCTTCCTCGTCAACGAGCGGGGAATCACGCTGGATCGCGCGGGCTTCCTCTCCGGGGCGGTCACCGCGCTCGCGGGCCTGACGGGGACGATCGCCGGCGGCTGGCTGGGAGACCGGATGGATCGGCGGATGCCGGGTGGAGGTCTGCGCCTGTCGGGCGTGGGGCTGCTGCTCGCCGCGCCGCTCATGGTCCTGGCGGTGAGGGTGTCGGCGCAGGCCCCCATGTTCGCCATCATCTTCATGGCCCAGTTCCTCATCTTCCTCAACAGCGGGCCCATCAACGCGGCCATCGTCAATGGCGTGCCCCCCGCCTTCCGCGCCTTCGCCATGGGGCTCAACGTGCTCTTCATCCACATGCTGGGTGATGCCCTGTCCCCCACGGTCATTGGTAGGCTGGCGGACGTCAGCAGCCTCGCCGTGGCCATCCAGGTGAACGCTATTCCCGTGCTTCTGGGAGGGCTCGCGCTATTGATGGCGGGCAAGGCGTTCCGACATGTAAACGCCTGA
- a CDS encoding NADH:flavin oxidoreductase/NADH oxidase gives MSLLFSPLRLRGVTLKNRIVVSPMCQYSSEDGFANDWHFVHLGSRAVGGAGLIILEASAVEAIGRITPQDLGIYKDEHVEPLARIVKFLHEQGAVAGIQLAHAGRKASSSPPSLGGAPIAPNARGGWTPVSSSGLPFDPRNPVAPTALDEAGIQRIIRSFAEAADRARAAGFRVVEIHGAHGYLLHEFFSPLSNQRTDRYGGSFENRVRLIREVTRAVRQRWPEELPIFVRLSATDWVEEGWSVEDSVALAKLLKEDGADLIDCSSGGAVPGVRIPAGPGYQVPLSERVRREADIATGTVGFIQSAFQAESTLRTGQADVVLLAREMLRDPYWPLHAAKELYTQVAWPKQYERAQN, from the coding sequence GTGAGCCTGCTCTTCTCCCCGTTGCGCCTGCGCGGGGTCACGTTGAAGAACCGAATCGTCGTCTCGCCCATGTGCCAGTACTCGAGCGAGGACGGCTTCGCGAACGACTGGCACTTCGTCCACCTGGGCTCCCGGGCCGTGGGCGGCGCGGGGCTCATCATCCTCGAGGCCAGCGCCGTCGAGGCCATCGGACGCATCACCCCGCAGGATCTCGGCATCTACAAGGACGAGCACGTCGAGCCGCTCGCGCGCATCGTGAAGTTCCTCCACGAGCAGGGCGCGGTGGCGGGCATCCAGCTCGCGCACGCGGGGCGCAAGGCCTCCTCGAGCCCTCCCTCGCTGGGCGGAGCGCCCATCGCCCCCAACGCCCGGGGAGGTTGGACCCCCGTCTCCTCCAGTGGCCTCCCGTTCGACCCGAGGAACCCGGTGGCGCCCACGGCGCTCGACGAGGCGGGCATCCAACGCATCATCCGCTCCTTCGCCGAGGCGGCCGACCGCGCCCGGGCCGCGGGCTTCCGGGTGGTGGAAATCCACGGCGCGCACGGCTACCTGCTGCACGAGTTCTTCTCCCCACTGTCCAACCAGCGCACGGATCGCTACGGCGGCTCCTTCGAGAACCGCGTGCGCCTCATCCGCGAGGTGACCCGCGCGGTGCGCCAGCGCTGGCCCGAGGAACTGCCGATCTTCGTGCGACTGTCCGCCACGGACTGGGTCGAGGAAGGCTGGTCGGTGGAGGACTCGGTGGCGCTCGCGAAGCTGCTCAAGGAGGATGGCGCGGACCTCATCGACTGCTCCTCGGGAGGCGCCGTGCCCGGAGTGAGGATTCCCGCCGGGCCGGGCTACCAGGTGCCCCTGTCCGAGCGCGTGCGCCGCGAGGCGGACATCGCCACGGGCACCGTGGGCTTCATCCAATCCGCCTTCCAGGCCGAGAGCACCTTGCGCACCGGGCAGGCGGACGTCGTGCTGCTCGCGCGAGAGATGCTGCGCGACCCCTACTGGCCCCTGCACGCGGCGAAGGAGCTGTACACCCAGGTGGCGTGGCCGAAGCAGTACGAGCGCGCGCAGAACTGA
- a CDS encoding arylamine N-acetyltransferase family protein, whose protein sequence is MELGLYLQRMGYRGPLRPTLEALRRLHLQHLEALPFENLDVLGGRPMVLEEEALFDKLVRGGRGGLGFELNGLFAALLRTLGFQVTYLAARVSVAGEWPTAPGLDHLVLEVALEEKWLVDVGFGEAFDEPLPLVPGRWPTGGRMFLLEPRGEEWGLAREEPDGTCPWLYTFSREPRRWEDFVARGQDYPPPGSPLRRELLCTRKTPRGRVTLRGERLLLSEGGHRVERVLGAAEEREQLLLSHFGLPLGSLGSS, encoded by the coding sequence ATGGAGCTCGGTCTCTACCTTCAGCGGATGGGTTACCGAGGTCCGTTACGGCCCACGCTGGAGGCGTTGCGGCGCCTGCACCTCCAGCATCTCGAGGCACTTCCCTTCGAGAACCTCGACGTGCTCGGCGGCCGACCCATGGTGCTCGAGGAGGAGGCGCTCTTCGACAAGCTCGTGCGTGGCGGTCGGGGAGGGTTGGGCTTCGAGCTCAACGGCCTGTTCGCCGCGCTGCTGCGCACCCTGGGCTTCCAGGTGACGTACCTGGCGGCGCGGGTGTCCGTTGCGGGCGAATGGCCCACGGCGCCCGGGTTGGATCACCTCGTCCTGGAAGTCGCCCTGGAGGAGAAGTGGCTCGTGGACGTGGGCTTCGGGGAGGCCTTCGACGAGCCCCTGCCACTGGTCCCCGGACGATGGCCCACCGGGGGGCGCATGTTCCTCCTGGAGCCCAGAGGCGAGGAGTGGGGCCTTGCCCGCGAGGAGCCGGATGGCACGTGCCCATGGCTCTACACGTTCTCGCGTGAGCCGAGACGGTGGGAGGACTTCGTGGCGCGCGGCCAGGACTACCCACCGCCCGGGTCGCCCCTGCGCCGGGAGTTGCTCTGCACGCGCAAGACGCCCCGGGGCCGGGTGACCCTGCGCGGAGAGCGGCTCCTCCTCTCGGAGGGGGGACATCGCGTGGAGCGGGTGCTCGGAGCGGCCGAGGAGCGCGAGCAACTGCTGCTCTCGCACTTCGGCCTTCCGCTGGGGAGCCTGGGCTCGAGCTGA
- a CDS encoding lysophospholipid acyltransferase family protein — MFYGFVRTLVALLLRLFYRVKVHAPQAETEGPVIFVGNHPNGLIDPALVFILTRRQVTFLAKEPLFRIPVIGALLRGLGALPVYRKQDDPTQMGRNEGTLDAARGALVAGRAITLFPEGKSHSEPGLAELKTGAARIALGAAKQGAAVRIVPVGLTYADKHLFRSEVLIEVGAPIDVRDFLPADGADEAASVRALTERIAGALRAVTLNLDKWEDLPLIQLAEDLYALRQKQAKDPERLRYWARGLELFRAEEPERFERVRGQLMTFQRHLSLVRADPADLSLEYQPAPVARFALKNLLLLVVGLPLSLVGLCLFYVPYLFPRWASRNAELDVQATVKFLAAAVTSAVWWAALTVGAWLWLGAPVGVSVLLGVPPLALLTLYFSERWSVVRHDVSVFFTLGNRARLKARLLAEGGGLAQQVERLAGEYQPRLASAAATPDVIPGR, encoded by the coding sequence GTGTTCTACGGCTTCGTACGGACGTTGGTGGCGCTGTTGCTGCGGCTCTTCTACCGGGTGAAGGTGCATGCCCCCCAGGCCGAGACCGAGGGGCCCGTCATCTTCGTGGGCAATCACCCCAACGGGCTCATCGATCCCGCGCTCGTCTTCATCCTCACGCGACGGCAGGTGACGTTCCTCGCCAAGGAGCCGCTCTTCCGCATTCCCGTGATTGGCGCCCTGCTCCGGGGGCTCGGGGCACTGCCCGTGTACCGCAAGCAGGATGACCCCACGCAGATGGGCCGCAACGAGGGCACGCTGGACGCGGCGCGCGGAGCGCTCGTGGCGGGCCGGGCCATCACCCTCTTTCCCGAGGGCAAGAGCCACTCGGAGCCCGGGCTCGCGGAGCTGAAGACGGGCGCGGCGCGCATCGCGCTCGGGGCGGCGAAGCAGGGGGCCGCCGTGCGCATCGTCCCGGTGGGTCTCACGTACGCGGACAAGCATCTGTTCCGCAGCGAGGTGCTCATCGAGGTGGGCGCCCCCATCGACGTGCGCGACTTCCTGCCCGCGGACGGCGCGGACGAGGCCGCCTCGGTGCGCGCGCTCACCGAGCGCATCGCCGGAGCGCTGCGCGCCGTCACCCTCAACCTGGACAAGTGGGAGGACCTGCCGCTCATCCAACTGGCCGAGGACCTCTACGCCCTGCGCCAGAAGCAGGCGAAGGATCCGGAGCGGCTGCGCTACTGGGCGCGGGGGCTCGAGCTGTTCCGCGCGGAAGAGCCCGAGCGTTTCGAGCGGGTGCGCGGCCAGCTCATGACCTTCCAGCGCCACCTGTCCCTGGTGCGCGCGGACCCCGCGGATTTGTCGCTGGAGTACCAGCCCGCTCCCGTGGCGCGCTTCGCACTGAAGAACCTGTTGTTGCTCGTGGTGGGCCTGCCCCTGTCGCTCGTGGGGCTGTGTCTGTTCTACGTGCCCTATCTGTTTCCGCGCTGGGCGAGCCGCAACGCGGAGCTGGACGTCCAGGCGACGGTGAAGTTCCTCGCGGCGGCGGTGACGTCGGCGGTGTGGTGGGCGGCGCTCACGGTGGGGGCATGGCTGTGGCTCGGGGCGCCGGTGGGAGTGTCGGTGCTGCTGGGTGTTCCTCCGCTCGCGCTCCTCACGCTGTACTTCTCCGAGCGCTGGAGCGTCGTGCGGCATGACGTGTCCGTGTTCTTCACCCTGGGCAATCGGGCGCGGCTCAAGGCCCGCCTGCTCGCCGAGGGAGGAGGACTGGCGCAGCAGGTGGAGCGGCTGGCGGGGGAGTACCAACCGCGGTTGGCGTCTGCTGCCGCGACGCCGGATGTGATACCAGGGCGGTAA
- a CDS encoding POTRA domain-containing protein, whose product MSVELLLPGDADTQGLSPLVAVRKGQALSARAVRRSVERLWASERFSDIIVRSVDVPGGVRVVFELTPVQPLLRLAVEGNVVLQDAALQDVLEAQGIIVGQRLDEERLDAALEAMARAYGRQGYNEARIELTREQETGGVALVFTVFEGRPTQVAAVSVTGSPGLPLSELLATLGLRVGGVLDRGGLDAGLERLRTLLRERGHWRASVGQPILDELAGAATVVVPLSAGPRFSLHFHGNHHFADALLRRVLAYEGAEPLDAATVARLARRLELFYRYRGFHAVHVEPRELVHPRGEAAVLAFDIEEGPVLRVSRVHFRGNTVLSNEALREILTERLRASTPQPGTPPRLRGVAEMGPEGSRRGPGEWLLDPAIVFVEEAYRDAAEAMTEAYRERGFLEAHVRFTRMRESLSRGTAEAWFEVHEGSPLRVGAVRLEGGPPGFEGQRFVHVAPGDALNPDTVESGRRELVTELGRQGYLFARVEAEPTPGEAGVSLLFRMEPGPRVTVGRILVRGLVRTEEDVVLATVRLKEDEVVVPDKLVESQRRLALLNIFRQVTVRLDKPEVPEANKDIVVEVRERPRWEGEIAGGYFLSEGPRLVLDAARTNVDGRGLNLSARLKLNYVGWSTQGVEKANALRLTCTTVPEECPAPAPWINDFGGRAVLSAVLPRLYGLQPLEVGARLDLITERVQRPSYLSSRVAAVTGLDWSVTRWLNATLQYELEGNVLQAGTRPLATLNRADQERLRFPYGFFILHSLRASAAVDLRDNPANPHKGLLVSTSAEWMRDLQSYETTSSGTPLEALPLHNVKLSGNASVYAPLPSGTVLAVSVRAGIILPLEKDARVIGSKRFFLGGSSNLRGFREDGILGEDRRTQLRRQVADCRSLIQPAGCSAELLTLLAGQPPVSEGGELFTLAKTELRIPVRSSFDLGLFLEAGNLWLDQTAYRFSSLRYTVGAGFRYVTPVGPLAFDVGINLDPDEVLNEPWGQLHFSIGAF is encoded by the coding sequence GTGAGCGTGGAGCTGCTCCTGCCAGGTGACGCGGATACCCAGGGGCTCTCGCCGCTGGTGGCGGTCCGCAAGGGCCAGGCCCTGTCCGCCCGCGCCGTGCGGCGCTCGGTGGAGCGGCTGTGGGCGAGCGAGCGCTTCTCCGACATCATCGTGCGCTCGGTGGACGTGCCCGGGGGCGTGCGCGTGGTGTTCGAGCTCACGCCCGTCCAACCCCTGCTGCGCCTCGCCGTGGAGGGCAATGTCGTCCTCCAGGACGCGGCGCTCCAGGACGTGCTCGAGGCGCAGGGCATCATCGTGGGACAGCGGCTCGACGAGGAGCGCCTGGACGCGGCCCTCGAGGCCATGGCCCGGGCCTACGGGCGTCAGGGCTACAACGAGGCCCGCATCGAGCTCACGCGCGAGCAGGAGACTGGCGGCGTGGCGCTCGTCTTCACCGTCTTCGAGGGCCGGCCCACGCAGGTGGCGGCCGTGTCGGTGACGGGCAGTCCGGGGCTGCCCTTGTCCGAGCTGCTCGCCACGCTGGGCCTGCGCGTGGGCGGGGTGTTGGATCGGGGAGGGCTGGACGCGGGTCTCGAGCGGCTGCGCACCCTGTTGCGCGAGCGCGGCCACTGGCGCGCCAGCGTGGGCCAGCCCATCCTCGACGAGTTGGCGGGCGCGGCGACCGTGGTGGTGCCCCTGTCCGCCGGGCCGCGCTTCAGCCTCCACTTCCACGGCAACCACCACTTCGCGGACGCACTGCTCAGGCGGGTGCTCGCCTACGAGGGCGCGGAGCCCCTGGACGCGGCGACCGTGGCACGCCTGGCGCGGCGGCTCGAGCTCTTCTATCGCTACCGGGGCTTTCACGCCGTGCACGTGGAGCCGCGCGAGCTGGTGCACCCCCGAGGGGAGGCGGCGGTGCTCGCCTTCGACATCGAGGAGGGGCCCGTGCTGCGCGTGAGCCGGGTGCACTTCCGGGGCAACACGGTGCTGTCCAACGAGGCGCTGCGCGAGATTCTCACCGAGCGCCTGCGGGCCAGCACGCCCCAGCCGGGCACGCCGCCGCGCCTGCGGGGCGTGGCGGAGATGGGGCCGGAGGGCTCGCGCCGGGGACCGGGCGAGTGGTTGTTGGATCCGGCCATCGTCTTCGTCGAGGAGGCGTACCGGGACGCCGCGGAGGCGATGACGGAGGCGTACCGGGAGCGCGGCTTCCTGGAGGCCCACGTGCGCTTCACCCGCATGCGCGAGAGCCTGAGCCGGGGCACGGCCGAGGCCTGGTTCGAGGTGCATGAGGGCTCGCCCCTGCGCGTGGGAGCCGTGCGTCTGGAGGGCGGTCCCCCGGGCTTCGAGGGCCAGCGCTTCGTGCACGTGGCGCCCGGGGATGCGCTCAACCCCGACACGGTGGAGTCCGGCCGGCGGGAGCTCGTTACCGAGCTGGGCCGCCAGGGCTATCTCTTCGCTCGCGTGGAGGCCGAGCCCACGCCAGGAGAGGCGGGCGTGTCGCTGCTCTTCCGGATGGAGCCCGGGCCCCGGGTGACGGTGGGCCGCATCCTCGTGCGCGGCCTGGTGCGGACCGAGGAGGACGTGGTGCTCGCCACGGTGCGCCTCAAGGAAGACGAGGTGGTGGTGCCGGACAAGCTCGTCGAGAGCCAGCGCCGGCTCGCGCTGCTCAACATCTTCCGGCAGGTGACGGTGCGGCTGGACAAGCCGGAGGTGCCGGAGGCGAACAAGGACATCGTCGTGGAGGTGCGCGAGCGCCCGCGCTGGGAGGGAGAGATCGCCGGGGGCTACTTCCTGTCGGAAGGTCCGCGCCTGGTGCTGGACGCGGCTCGCACGAACGTGGATGGGCGCGGCCTCAACCTGTCCGCCCGGTTGAAGCTCAACTACGTGGGGTGGAGCACCCAGGGCGTGGAGAAGGCGAACGCGCTCCGGCTGACCTGCACGACGGTGCCGGAGGAGTGTCCGGCTCCGGCTCCGTGGATCAATGACTTCGGCGGGCGTGCCGTGTTGTCGGCGGTGCTGCCGCGGCTCTACGGCCTGCAACCCCTGGAGGTCGGCGCGCGGCTGGATCTCATCACCGAGCGCGTGCAGCGGCCCTCCTATCTGTCCTCCCGAGTCGCCGCGGTGACGGGCCTGGACTGGTCGGTGACGCGCTGGTTGAACGCCACGCTCCAGTACGAGCTGGAGGGCAACGTGCTGCAGGCTGGCACCCGCCCACTCGCCACGCTGAACCGGGCGGACCAGGAGCGGCTGCGCTTCCCCTACGGCTTCTTCATCCTGCATTCGTTGCGCGCATCCGCGGCGGTGGATCTGCGCGACAACCCGGCCAATCCCCACAAGGGCCTGTTGGTATCCACCAGCGCCGAGTGGATGAGGGACTTGCAATCGTACGAAACCACGAGCAGCGGCACCCCGCTGGAGGCGCTGCCCCTGCACAACGTGAAGCTCTCGGGGAACGCGAGCGTGTACGCGCCCCTGCCTTCGGGCACGGTGCTGGCGGTGTCGGTTCGCGCGGGCATCATCCTGCCGTTGGAGAAGGACGCCCGGGTCATCGGCTCCAAGCGCTTCTTCCTGGGCGGCTCCAGCAACCTGCGTGGCTTCCGCGAGGACGGCATCCTCGGCGAGGACCGGCGCACGCAGTTGCGGCGTCAGGTGGCCGATTGCCGCTCGCTCATCCAGCCGGCGGGCTGTAGCGCGGAGTTGTTGACCCTGCTCGCGGGGCAGCCACCCGTGAGCGAGGGCGGCGAGCTGTTCACCCTGGCCAAGACGGAGCTGCGCATCCCCGTGCGCTCCTCGTTCGACCTGGGCCTCTTCCTGGAGGCGGGCAACCTCTGGTTGGATCAGACGGCCTACCGGTTCTCCTCGCTGCGCTACACGGTGGGCGCCGGCTTCCGCTACGTGACGCCCGTGGGCCCGCTCGCCTTCGACGTGGGCATCAACCTGGACCCGGACGAGGTGCTCAACGAGCCCTGGGGGCAGCTCCACTTCAGCATCGGCGCGTTCTGA